A region from the Vicia villosa cultivar HV-30 ecotype Madison, WI linkage group LG3, Vvil1.0, whole genome shotgun sequence genome encodes:
- the LOC131656981 gene encoding uncharacterized protein LOC131656981, translated as MDRGKPYGKGNQKAGGWKKPSGGDSSAPIKCFKCGEPGHRIHECKSEEKKCYRCGKAGHIAIECKGNTVTCFNCGEEGHISPKCPKPRKNQAGGKVFALSGSETTPDDRLIKGTCFIHGTPLIAIIDTGATHSFISLDCAKRLNLEISDIHGSMIIDTPASGSVTTSFACLNCPIDIFGREFGMDLVCLPLEQLDVILGMNWLQFNRVHINCFTKTVIFSEDVIVEDLEMTARQVDKAMKDGDAVFMLIASMEVKKKAVSSDLPVVCEFPEVFPEDVRELPPEREVEFAIELVPGTSPVSMAPYRMSASELAELKSQLEELLEKEFIRPSVSP; from the coding sequence atggatcgtggtaagccgtatggtaagggtaaccagaaggctggaggttggaagaagcctagtgggggagactctagtgcccctatcaagtgcttcaagtgtggagaacctggacatcgcattcacgaatgcaagagtgaggaaaagaagtgctatagatgtgggaaggcaggtcacattgctattgagtgcaaagggaacactgtaacttgtttcaactgcggggaagaaggtcatatcagtcctaagtgtcctaagccgaggaagaatcaagctggtggtaaggtattcgccttatctggttcagagactactccagatgatcggttgattaaaggtacgtgttttatccatggcactcctttaattgcaataatagatactggagcaactcactcgtttatttcattggattgtgctaaacgtctgaacttggaaatatctgatattcatggaagtatgatcattgacactcctgcgtcgggttcagtgactacttcgtttgcctgtttgaactgtccaattgatatttttggtagagaattcggaatggacttagtgtgccttccgttggaacaacttgatgttatcttgggtatgaattggttgcaatttaatcgggttcatatcaactgtttcacgaaaacgGTTATTTTCTCTGAAGACGTCATTGTTGAGGACTtagagatgacggctagacaagtggataaagcaatgaaggacggagatgccgtgtttatgttgattgcatccatggaagtgaagaagaaagcagTGAGTAGCgatttaccagtagtatgtgaatttccagaagtctttccagaagatgtaagagagttaccgccagagagggaggtagagtttgctattgagttagtccctgggactagtcctgtgtcgatggcgccgtatcgtatgtcggcatctgaattagcagaattgaagagtcaactggaagagttactggaaaaagaattcattcgtcctagtgtgtcaccg